In Haloplanus rubicundus, one DNA window encodes the following:
- a CDS encoding universal stress protein — MPPAHILVPLDGSPLADAALAEALSLFDCRITVLNVVTPLDTGMSEGGVLDAGGDRRERAGDRADRLVDQAQDRAADADRTVETVVRSGDPAETILAYIDDHDVDRVVMGGHGGERGAVARRLLGTVATAVVGEAPVTVTVVR, encoded by the coding sequence ATGCCCCCAGCCCACATCCTCGTTCCCCTCGATGGCTCACCGCTCGCGGACGCGGCGCTCGCGGAGGCGCTCTCGCTTTTCGACTGTCGGATCACAGTGTTGAACGTCGTGACGCCGCTCGACACCGGGATGAGCGAGGGCGGGGTTCTCGACGCTGGCGGGGACCGGCGTGAGCGCGCGGGTGACCGCGCCGACCGCCTCGTCGACCAGGCGCAGGACCGGGCAGCAGACGCCGACCGGACGGTCGAGACGGTCGTTCGATCGGGTGATCCGGCGGAGACGATTCTCGCCTATATCGACGACCACGACGTCGACCGGGTCGTGATGGGTGGCCACGGCGGCGAACGGGGCGCCGTTGCCCGGCGGTTGCTCGGGACGGTCGCGACGGCTGTCGTCGGTGAGGCGCCGGTGACGGTGACGGTCGTGCGCTAA